One Benincasa hispida cultivar B227 chromosome 5, ASM972705v1, whole genome shotgun sequence genomic window carries:
- the LOC120078760 gene encoding protein RADIALIS-like 3 isoform X1: MASSSLKQQRPETTWTAKQNKLFEKALALYDKETPERWHNIAMAVGGKSTDEVKRHYEVLLEDLRRIESGRVPIPNYRGGGNRDEELRLLKYLKLQ, from the exons ATGGCTTCGAGCTCTTTGAAGCAGCAGCGACCGGAGACGACATGGACGGCAAAGCAAAACAAGCTCTTTGAGAAGGCATTGGCGTTGTACGACAAAGAGACGCCGGAGAGATGGCATAATATCGCCATGGCAGTCGGCGGGAAGTCAACTGACGAAGTTAAACGACACTATGAGGTACTCTTGGAAGATCTCCGGCGAATCGAGTCCGGTCGTGTTCCTATTCCCAATTATAGAGGCGGAGGCAATAGAGATGAAGAGCTGAG GCTGCTTAAGTATCTAAAGCTTCAATGA
- the LOC120078760 gene encoding protein RADIALIS-like 3 isoform X3, with amino-acid sequence MASSSLKQQRPETTWTAKQNKLFEKALALYDKETPERWHNIAMAVGGKSTDEVKRHYEVLLEDLRRIESGRVPIPNYRGGGNRDEELS; translated from the coding sequence ATGGCTTCGAGCTCTTTGAAGCAGCAGCGACCGGAGACGACATGGACGGCAAAGCAAAACAAGCTCTTTGAGAAGGCATTGGCGTTGTACGACAAAGAGACGCCGGAGAGATGGCATAATATCGCCATGGCAGTCGGCGGGAAGTCAACTGACGAAGTTAAACGACACTATGAGGTACTCTTGGAAGATCTCCGGCGAATCGAGTCCGGTCGTGTTCCTATTCCCAATTATAGAGGCGGAGGCAATAGAGATGAAGAGCTGAG
- the LOC120078760 gene encoding protein RADIALIS-like 3 isoform X2, giving the protein MASSSLKQQRPETTWTAKQNKLFEKALALYDKETPERWHNIAMAVGGKSTDEVKRHYEVLLEDLRRIESGRVPIPNYRGGGNRDEELR; this is encoded by the coding sequence ATGGCTTCGAGCTCTTTGAAGCAGCAGCGACCGGAGACGACATGGACGGCAAAGCAAAACAAGCTCTTTGAGAAGGCATTGGCGTTGTACGACAAAGAGACGCCGGAGAGATGGCATAATATCGCCATGGCAGTCGGCGGGAAGTCAACTGACGAAGTTAAACGACACTATGAGGTACTCTTGGAAGATCTCCGGCGAATCGAGTCCGGTCGTGTTCCTATTCCCAATTATAGAGGCGGAGGCAATAGAGATGAAGAGCTGAG